Proteins encoded in a region of the Nocardia asteroides genome:
- a CDS encoding NUDIX hydrolase encodes MGENRHIRLSTVDVELPDGVRFTQYVARMPRCAMTLVLNEKSEALLKYRHRFVIDRWVWELPGGYVDRAEDVVIAAAREVEEETGWRPRRMEHLVTYQPAIGPLDHPQEIYLARGADLTDNRPDVHEAEGMRWFSLDEAVRMIERGEILGAAMVVAVYRVIALPA; translated from the coding sequence GTGGGCGAGAATCGCCATATCCGGCTGTCGACTGTGGATGTGGAGCTACCTGACGGCGTCAGATTCACGCAGTACGTCGCGCGGATGCCTCGATGCGCAATGACATTGGTACTCAACGAGAAAAGTGAAGCGCTGTTGAAGTACCGACATCGATTCGTCATCGACCGCTGGGTGTGGGAGCTTCCCGGCGGTTATGTCGATAGAGCGGAAGATGTCGTGATCGCGGCCGCACGAGAGGTCGAGGAGGAGACCGGTTGGCGGCCGAGAAGAATGGAGCATCTGGTCACGTATCAACCAGCTATTGGCCCGCTGGATCATCCGCAGGAGATATACCTCGCTCGTGGCGCGGACTTGACAGACAATCGGCCGGATGTCCACGAGGCGGAGGGCATGCGCTGGTTCTCGCTCGACGAGGCGGTGCGAATGATCGAGCGCGGCGAAATCCTCGGAGCGGCTATGGTGGTCGCGGTCTATCGGGTGATCGCTCTGCCCGCTTAG